Within Pirellulales bacterium, the genomic segment CGACATTCCCGATTTGAAGTTCATCGAGTATGCGCCGTGCGGTCGCCTGGCGCCAACATTGGAAATTGCGATCTTCCGCATTGCCCAAGAGGCGCTTTCCAACATCCGCAAGCACAGCGGTGCGAAACGCGCTCAAGTCGAACTGCTGCAACATGGCGAATGGCTGAGGCTGATTGTCCGCGATTGGGGGAAGGGGTTTGACCCTGGCGCGGTCCGCGAAGATCGGTATGGACTGCAAGGCATTCGTCAGCGTGCCCGACTACTGGGAACGCGCGCGATCACCGACAGTAAGCCAGGGGGGGGCGCGGCAATTGTCGTTGATTTCCCCATCGTGCTCGATCCGGCGGCCGAAAGAGATTGAGCGCCCACGCATCCCGTTGCACCGACAACCTACCTTGCGCTGGATCTCTTGAAGTACTCTGGTCGGCGCATCGAGAACGTATCACGTCCGAGTGCTGCTCGCTTGCACCGCCCGATGAACCATCACCACACGAATGTCGTCGTAGCTGATTTTGCCGTCGAGCGCGAGAAACACCGGCTTGAGTGATTGTGCTTGCAATCGGTCGACCGTCGCGGAAACGAGTTGATAAACTTCGGGTTGCACCCACGGCTCCACCGAGGCAGGCCGCTCATCCCGGATGTACTCGCACAAGTATCCGTAGATCGTGCTCTGCGCTCGTCCGGTTTTCTGGGCAACCTCCGCCACACTCGTGCCAACGTGGAACAACGTCTTCGCCTTTTGTTTCTCGATCCTGGGGGGCCGAGTGCCGGTCGATTTTGGCGGAATGATCGATGTCGCCGGGGGTGCCGATGGACGATCGCGCGAGAGATTTCGGCACTGGCAATGCTCGTCGATCGCGGCGAGCATGGCCGCGCCGAATTCCGCGAGCTTTCTTTCGCCGATGCCATAAATCAACCGCAACTTCTCCAGGTTCGACGGTCGCACGCGGGCCATTTCACGCAGCGTCGCGTCGTTGAAAATCACATACGGCGGCACGCCGCGGTCTTCGGCATAGCCGCGTCGGAGTGTGCGCAACGCGTCAAATAGCTCTCGATCGACCCCTTCCCACGAAGTGACGTCGGCCTTCGAACGCCTTGTCGGCGCTGCCAATTTGTGCCGTCGCACAAGGCTGATCTTTCGCTGGTCGCGCATCACTTCCCAACTTGCATCGTTCAGTTGCAAGACCGGATACTCGTCACTGGTTTGTACCAACACTTGCAGTTTCACCAATTGATAAACCCAATCGCGCACTTCGTTCTTACCGCAGTCCTTGAGCAGCCCAAAGGTTGACAACCGATCGTGTCCGCGCGACCGCAAGGCAGCAACATGATCACCAAGCAGCACGCGGACCACATGGCTCACTCCGAACCTTTGATCGACTCTGCCCACGCAAGAGAGAATCTTCTTGGCCACCGTTTGGGCGTCCTCGACCGGCTCCGTCAGCGTATCTTCCAAGCAAACGTCGCACGCCTGGCAAGGCCCGCTGTCATACTGCTGGCCAAAATACTTCACAAGCGATTGATGACGGCAAACGAGCGGTCGGCAGTAAGCGTCCATGTCGTTCAAATGCCTGATAGCGCTTTGGAGATATTCCGGAGCGACCGGTTGCTCCGACTCCGCCACCGATTTTGTGAGCAGCCGCTTCCACGTCATCACATCGGCCGCGGAATAGATCAGTACGCATTCGGCCTCCAAGCCATCGCGACCTGCACGCCCCGTTTCTTGTTGATAATGCTCGATGGATTTCGGAATTCCCGTGTGCAATACGAATCGAATGTTCGAGCGATCGATGCCCATGCCAAACGCCACCGTCGCGACGACCAAGTCGCAGCGCTCTTGCTTAAAGGCCGTTTGAACGCTCTTTCGCGTGCCTGCGTCAAGCCCCGCGTGATACGGCAATACATCGATGCCCGCGGATTTCAGATGCTCGGTCAGATCGTCCACGTCGCGCCGACGGATGCAGTAAACTATGCCGGCCTCGCCTCGATGCCGCTCGATCAGTTCCAAGGTCTGAGCATAGACATCGCTGCGCGGCACTACCCGATAGGTCAGGTTTGGCCGATCGAAGTTTCCCACCAACACTTCCGGCTGCCGCAATCCAAGCTGCTCGACAATGTCACGGCGCACTTGCGGCGTGGCCGTCGCCGTAAAGCCATGCACTGACGCTCGAGGAAACTGCTGCTTCAAGAATTTCAGTTGTCGATATTCCGGCCGAAAATCGTGCCCCCATTGACTAATGCAGTGGGCCTCATCGAGGGCGAACCGCTGCACGTCAATCTCGATGAGCAACTGCCGAAAGCTGTCGAGCGCAAGCCGCTCCGGCGAAACAAACAACAGCCGTATCTGCCGATTGCGAACCGCATGAACTGCCGCCCGACTTTCGCTGGCATCCAGCGAGCTGTTCAGAGCCACGGCCGGAACGCCCACGGCCCGCAGTGAATCGACCTGATCTTTCATCAGCGAAATGAGGGGCGACACGACGACGGTCGTATCGCCTCGGGCCACAGCCGGCGCCTGATAACACAGCGATTTGCCGCCGCCGGTCGGCAACACGACGAGCGAGTCTTGGCCGCTGAGCACCGCACGCATTGCCGCATCTTGCAGCGGCCGCAAGCTCTTGAAACCCCAATGCCGGGCGATCGCGGTCGATAAATCCGCGGCCGCTACCACCGCGGGCTGCGAAGCGTTGATCGTAGATGTACTCTGGGGAGAGTTCATTGCTTTGCACCCTACCGCGAAGCAGCGCTTTTTCCACCTTAATGGATCGATGAACTAGGGAGTGTCCGCGTAGGTTTACGAGCCATTGTCCACTTCACCCTTGCTGACGAGGTAGGCTTCTGCATGATGCGGCCTGAAAAAAGCAATTTGTCTTATTGCTCGACGGTGACGACCAAATCAGCCTATAATTCAATTCGCGCGGTGACATTTAGGACGCACGTGATCGATTGCAAGTCTACAGAAAGCATGATTATTTCAGCAAGTGATTTCTTCCGCGACAGGGAAATCTTCAATGGCTTCGCCGAATAGAAGCAGAGCTTCACCGACTGCACCAGTCATGGGCTGATGCAGCGGCTTGACATCCAACAGGAGTTCGCGTTCGACGAGCACGTTCAGCAGTTCGGCACCGCAGCCGTGGCACCGTAGACACCAATGAAAATCCGTTTCTCCATACGCGACTTACTTTGGCTGACACTGATTGTGGCGGTTCTCGCCACGATTTGCAAAGTAATCCCCGACTTTGAATTGCGTAACTTTGGGTTGCCTTTAAGGACGCTTTATCCGCGTGAACCGTCACTCGCGGAATTTGCAATCCGTTTGGCTTGGTCGGCACCGCTTGTGCTGGGGTATTTGCAGGTCAGATCACGATTACGGAATCGGCCAGGATCACACGCTCAACACCCAAGCCGCTTGAAGACCCCGCCCCCTTCATGCTAAACTCGTGAAATTTTAGTTTTCGCGGCCGGGCCGCTCGTACAATACATCGTTGCGCCCGCGCTGCGCTCCCTTGGAGAATTTTCGCTCGTCCGACCGCTCCGTAGCTACGCACAACCGAAGGAACCGCTTCCGTGCCTCGTCGCAACGACATTCACAAAATCCTGATCATCGGCTCTGGGCCTATTGTCATCGGCCAAGCGTGCGAGTTCGACTATTCCGGAACGCAGGCTTGCAAAGCTTTGCGTGAGGAAGGGTACGAAGTCGTGCTCGTGAATTCAAACCCGGCCACGATCATGACCGATCCTGGCACGGCCGACCGCACGTACATCGAGCCGCTCACCTGGGAGATGGTCGGCAAAGTAATCGACGCCGAGCGGCCCGACGCGGTGCTGCCGACGCTCGGCGGGCAAACGGGCCTCAATCTGGCGATGGAATTGGCCAAACACGGTGTGCTGGAAAAGTACGGCGTCGAAATGATCGGTGCCAATGCCGAAGTCATCGCCAAGGCCGAAGACCGCGAACTGTTCAAGCAGGCGATGCTCAAAATCGGTCTCGATATCGCCCGCGGTCGAACCGTCAAATCGATCGACGAAGCCCGCGAAGCGCTCAATGAAATCGGTCTGCCGTGCGTGATTCGCCCCAGCTTCACGCTCGGCGGCAGCGGCGGCGGCTTCGCCTACAATCGCGAAGAGTTCGAAGAGATCGTCCGTCGCGGACTTGAACTTTCGCCAGTCCACGAAGTATTGATCGAAGAGAGCATCCTCGGCTGGAAAGAATACGAAATGGAGGTGATGCGCGACGCCGACGACAACGTCGTCATCATCTGCTCGATCGAAAATTTCGATCCGATGGGCGTTCACACCGGCGACTCGATTACCGTCGCCCCGGCCCAAACGCTCTCCGACAAGGAATACCAGCGAATGCGCGACGCCTCACTCGCGGTGATCCGCGAAATCGGCGTCGAAACTGGCGGCTCGAATATTCAGTTCGCGATCGATCCGAAAAACGGCCGCATGGTTGTGATTGAAATGAACCCGCGCGTCAGCCGGTCAAGCGCGCTGGCAAGCAAGGCGACCGGCTTCCCGATTGCGAAAATTGCCGCGAAATTGGCCGTCGGCTACCGCCTGCACGAATTGCCCAACGACATCACGCGCGAAACGATGGCTTGTTTCGAGCCGACGATCGATTACGTCGTCGTGAAAATTCCGCGGTTTGCCTTTGAAAAATTCCCCGAGGCCGACAGCCGGCTCACCACGCAAATGAAAAGCGTCGGCGAGACGATGGCGATTGGCCGCACGTTCAAAGAAGCGTTTCAAAAGGCATTGCGCGGCCTCGAAGTCGGCAGCTTCGGCTTCGGCTGCGACGGCAAAGATCTGTGGGGAACCCCGCTGCAACCCTCGCGCGGCGACATCCGTGCAA encodes:
- the recQ gene encoding DNA helicase RecQ, whose product is MNSPQSTSTINASQPAVVAAADLSTAIARHWGFKSLRPLQDAAMRAVLSGQDSLVVLPTGGGKSLCYQAPAVARGDTTVVVSPLISLMKDQVDSLRAVGVPAVALNSSLDASESRAAVHAVRNRQIRLLFVSPERLALDSFRQLLIEIDVQRFALDEAHCISQWGHDFRPEYRQLKFLKQQFPRASVHGFTATATPQVRRDIVEQLGLRQPEVLVGNFDRPNLTYRVVPRSDVYAQTLELIERHRGEAGIVYCIRRRDVDDLTEHLKSAGIDVLPYHAGLDAGTRKSVQTAFKQERCDLVVATVAFGMGIDRSNIRFVLHTGIPKSIEHYQQETGRAGRDGLEAECVLIYSAADVMTWKRLLTKSVAESEQPVAPEYLQSAIRHLNDMDAYCRPLVCRHQSLVKYFGQQYDSGPCQACDVCLEDTLTEPVEDAQTVAKKILSCVGRVDQRFGVSHVVRVLLGDHVAALRSRGHDRLSTFGLLKDCGKNEVRDWVYQLVKLQVLVQTSDEYPVLQLNDASWEVMRDQRKISLVRRHKLAAPTRRSKADVTSWEGVDRELFDALRTLRRGYAEDRGVPPYVIFNDATLREMARVRPSNLEKLRLIYGIGERKLAEFGAAMLAAIDEHCQCRNLSRDRPSAPPATSIIPPKSTGTRPPRIEKQKAKTLFHVGTSVAEVAQKTGRAQSTIYGYLCEYIRDERPASVEPWVQPEVYQLVSATVDRLQAQSLKPVFLALDGKISYDDIRVVMVHRAVQASSTRT